The Schistocerca gregaria isolate iqSchGreg1 chromosome 1, iqSchGreg1.2, whole genome shotgun sequence genome includes a window with the following:
- the LOC126345891 gene encoding uncharacterized protein LOC126345891 isoform X2 — protein MLPPEVAVMILRNLDGPSLLAATGVSSRWLSLVQSDCALARRLSRQRKIKRRLREARVFAAVCQPLRTPGAVHKPLADRNGRFATTRPDIGGVQLLAAPLGVHKAAKRKSSCTLQSAKLRFAADSRVVTSDVTVQPVRKAMRI, from the exons ATGCTGCCACCAGAGGTAGCCGTGATGATTCTCAG GAATCTGGACGGCCCGTCGCTGTTGGCAGCAACTGGAGTCAGCTCCCGCTGGCTGAGCCTCGTCCAGTCGGACTGTGCGCTGGCGCGCAGACTCAGCAGACAAAGGAAAATAAAGAGGCGCCTCCGCGAGGCCCGGGTGTTCGCCGCCGTCTGCCAACCGCTGAGGACGCCGGGCGCCGTGCACAAACCGCTCGCAGACCGAAACGGCCGATTCGCCACCACAAGACCTGACATTG GTGGTGTGCAGTTGCTGGCCGCGCCGCTGGGCGTCCACAAGGCCGCCAAGAGGAAGAGCTCCTGCACCCTGCAGTCGGCTAAGCTGAGGTTTGCAGCGGATAGCCGTGTTGTGACGTCAGACGTCACGGTGCAGCCTGTGAGGAAGGCGATGAGGATCTGA
- the LOC126345891 gene encoding uncharacterized protein LOC126345891 isoform X3 — MLASLEYSLRNLDGPSLLAATGVSSRWLSLVQSDCALARRLSRQRKIKRRLREARVFAAVCQPLRTPGAVHKPLADRNGRFATTRPDIGGVQLLAAPLGVHKAAKRKSSCTLQSAKLRFAADSRVVTSDVTVQPVRKAMRI; from the exons ATGTTGGCAAGCTTGGAGTATTCCTTACG GAATCTGGACGGCCCGTCGCTGTTGGCAGCAACTGGAGTCAGCTCCCGCTGGCTGAGCCTCGTCCAGTCGGACTGTGCGCTGGCGCGCAGACTCAGCAGACAAAGGAAAATAAAGAGGCGCCTCCGCGAGGCCCGGGTGTTCGCCGCCGTCTGCCAACCGCTGAGGACGCCGGGCGCCGTGCACAAACCGCTCGCAGACCGAAACGGCCGATTCGCCACCACAAGACCTGACATTG GTGGTGTGCAGTTGCTGGCCGCGCCGCTGGGCGTCCACAAGGCCGCCAAGAGGAAGAGCTCCTGCACCCTGCAGTCGGCTAAGCTGAGGTTTGCAGCGGATAGCCGTGTTGTGACGTCAGACGTCACGGTGCAGCCTGTGAGGAAGGCGATGAGGATCTGA